CCATGATTTCTTTGAGGTTTCCTTGTGCAACGTTCCCACTGTACTTGCGCATTGTAGGGCCACTGCAAAAAAGATCAAAAGCCCAAATCCTGCGGCAGGACTTAAGTCATTCAAAGTCAGTTGCTGAACCAGCTCGTCCACATCGTCAGATTGAAATCCGTAAAGTAAACCTAGGGTGCTGACAAAGACTTCGCGTGCAAGAAAAGACATCAAGATCGCCACCCCATGAATCCAATTTAAACCCAAAGGAGTAAACACAGGTTCAATGGCTTTCCCGATCTGCACCATATAAGACTCCGAAAATCCATTTTCACCTGCGGGGAAGTAACTTAAAAACCAAATCGCTAAATTCACCATAAAGATAATAGGCCCTGCGTTTCGAATGAAAGACCATGTGGTTTGTAAGCCCTTTAAAATCACTTCTTTAACGCCTGGAAGTCTGTACGGGGGAAGCTCCATCACAAAAAAACGATTCATCTTTTCTTGAGCCCCAGTTTTAATGCGGGCAAAGGTATCAATCAAAGTGCTCACCAGTAGAGCCATAAAGATTCCAAAGAAATACATGCAGAAAAAAGCCAAACCTTGTAATCCCATTAGCCCAAAAAAGATAGTGTGATCAGGGACAAGAACTTTGATAAGTAAAGCGTACACAGGAATACGTGCAGAACAAGAAGTCAGTGGCACAGTCAAGATAGTGAGATTTCTAATCCATGGGCTTTCAATCGTGCGTGCAGCATAGATGGCAGGAATGGCGCAAGCATGTCCTGTCATATAAGGAATAAAACTTTTGCCACTTAAACCAAAGAAACTAAAAAACTTGTGACAGATCACTGTGGCTCTGGCCATGTAACCGCTTTTTTCTAATAAACCAACTATGGTAGTAAGAATAAAAATTTGAGGAGTAAAAACCAAAAAGGCTCCAAATCCAGCAAAGATTGCGTTTTCAGTAAAGGACTTTAAAAAAGGGGATGTGATAGAGCCTGCCACCAGAGCACCCAAGCTGCTGATCACACCTTCTAGAATATCCATAATTGGCGTGGCCCAGGTAAAGATAGACTGAAAGATAATGAATGTTAAAA
This window of the Pseudobdellovibrionaceae bacterium genome carries:
- a CDS encoding ferrous iron transporter B, with translation MNHIYLIGRPNVGKTYLFNKITGQNQKVANFSGATVKRASTSLDLQTQIVDLPGVYSLQAHTEDETVTIETLKQSAPDDLICLVVESLKLQSQFPFILNVIEFARTNLKPLILSINMADEASKNNILIDEKKLSQLLGVPVFLTSARTGQGLSEIKTYFSDRVWNTPQTTWSPSTSVSELQKNILGQILKGKTEETLGLQIKADSFLLSPFLGSVFFLFLTFIIFQSIFTWATPIMDILEGVISSLGALVAGSITSPFLKSFTENAIFAGFGAFLVFTPQIFILTTIVGLLEKSGYMARATVICHKFFSFFGLSGKSFIPYMTGHACAIPAIYAARTIESPWIRNLTILTVPLTSCSARIPVYALLIKVLVPDHTIFFGLMGLQGLAFFCMYFFGIFMALLVSTLIDTFARIKTGAQEKMNRFFVMELPPYRLPGVKEVILKGLQTTWSFIRNAGPIIFMVNLAIWFLSYFPAGENGFSESYMVQIGKAIEPVFTPLGLNWIHGVAILMSFLAREVFVSTLGLLYGFQSDDVDELVQQLTLNDLSPAAGFGLLIFFAVALQCASTVGTLHKETSKKSWAYAALVGYLLLAYALAFVTYQGLSFIGRYV